Part of the Amycolatopsis sp. 195334CR genome is shown below.
GACTGCGATCAGCGGCTTACGAAGCCCGTCGTCCAAGGCCCGGCCCCCAAGAAAGGACCCGGCTCCCCCAAGAAAATGACCGGGGCCCACCCACGAAGTGCGGGCGGACCCCGGCCATTCAGTCCCCGGTTCCCTGTGGTGGTTGTCCGCCGCCCCGCCGGCGGGCAATCCCCTGTACCGCTCCGCCCCGAAGGGAGCGATATGCCGTTGGACGCCTGACCGCCACCCAGGTTGCGCGCCGCCCGGATCCAAGTGCCCCGGATTCCAAGGCTGCGTCGCGCCACATCCCGAGGGTGCTTGGCGCCCCGGCTCCCAAGATCGCGTGGCGGCCGGACCCGAAGGTCGCGTGGCGCCCGGATCTCGAGGTTCCGTGCCGCCCGGGTCCCAGGGCTGCGTCGCGCCCGGACGCAAAGGGCACGGGCGCCGGATCCCAGGTTTGCGTCGCCCCCGGATCCGAGTGCCCCCGGATCCGAGTGCCCCGGACCCAAGCGGCCCCCCGGACCCAAGCGGCCCCGAACCCAAGTGGCCCCCGAACCCAGGCGGCCCCCGGACCCAAGTGGCCCCGGATCGAGGGTGCGTGGCGCCCGGCCCCGCACCGCCGGGGCTTGCTAGCGTCGTCGCGATGACTTCCAAGCCCGGTCTCCTTACCGGGGCGCTGCTCTCCGGGGTGCTCGGCTCGGTCCTGCTCGCCGTCGGCGGGGTGCTCCCCGTCGTCGGGGACGCGGCTCCCGGGTACGCCAGCGCGGCCCCGCTGATCGTGCTGGCGCTCCTCCCCGCCGCGCTCGCGGTGCTCGCCTTCACCCGCGGCCGCCCCACGCTGGCGGCCGGGGTGCTCGCCGGGACGGCCGTGCTCGCACCCGGCCGCCTCCTCCTCGACCTCCAGCTCCTCGTCGACCTCTCCACCGCCGCCCGCCCCGAGTTCCACGTGCCCGTCCAGCTGGAAGCCGGCACCGCCGGCCCCGGCCTGTGGGCACTGCTCGCCGGCCACGTGCTCACCGCCGCCGCGGGCATCGCCGCCGTGTACTTCGTGCGCCGCGAAGCCGAGGCCGAGGGCACGGACCTGCCCGGCGGCCCCCGCCTCGTGGTGCTCGCGATCGGGCTGACCGTCGTCGCCGGGGTCGGGCTGGTGATGGCGCCGTTCGAGTCCGCCGACCCCTACCTCCCCGCGCGCAACGCCTTCGAATCGCCGTGGCCGGTGCTCACCGGCGCCCTCTTCATCGCCTTCGCCATGCCGCTCGGCGCCGCGCTGGCCTTCGGCTCCGGCCTGCGCGCGGCCGCCAGGGGCAGCGTGCTCGGCCTCGCCGCCGGGGTGCTCGCGGTCGCCGTGCCGAACCTCATCGCCGGGTTCGCGGTCAAGGACGCCTCGGTCAGCGCGGGCCCGGTGGTGGCGATCGTCGCCGCGCTCGGGCTCGCCGCGCTCGCCGTCGCCCGTCAGGAAGGCACCCAGCAGAACGACGACCCCGACGTCGCCGAGGAAGCCAAGCTGCCCGGCAGCCGCCGCCTGGAGCTGGCGACCGGCGCGCTCGCCGTCCTCACCGCCGTGGCCGCCGCGCTCGGCGGACTGACCGCGCAGGTGAGCAGTTCCTCCCCGGCCATCGAGGCCCCCGAGTCGCCCGCGGCCCTGCTGCTCGTGGTTGCCGGTGTGCTGCTCGGAGTGCTCGGACTGGCCGTGCTCCTGCCCGGCCTCGGCGAGACCCTGCGTCCGGCGCTGTCCGTGGCCTGGGTCGTGGTGCCGCTCGCGGGCACGGCCGTGCTCGACACCGTGCTCACCGCCTCCCGCTTCGGCGGCGTGCTCAGCCCCGGCCCCGGCGTGACGTGGACCTCCATCGCGTTGTTCGCCGCGGTCGTCACCGGCATCTGCTCGGCCGTCGCGGGCATGGTCGAGCGCGAGAACGACGACGGCCGCCGCCCGGCGGGCAGCGCGACCACGCCGGTGGTCGCCGCGGCCGTGCTCGCCGTCGCCGCGTTCGCCACCCCGGTGGTCACCGCGCCCGACTACGACCCGCCCACCCTGGTCACCGGCTTCGGCGCGTCCTGGTGGGGCACGGTGATCGCGCTGGTGGCCGTGCTCGCCGCCTTGGCGCTCTCGTTGCGCAGCCGTCCGATGCGCGCGTTCGCCCTGCTGCTCGGCGTGCTCTTCGTCCTGGTCCTCCGCGCGGCCGAGTTGCCGCTCGTCGAACTGGACGGCGCCACCAGCGGTGCGGGCCTCTGGCTGGCTATCGCCGCCGTGATCGCCACGGCGATTTCCGCGGGATTCGTCACACGCGCCGCCGACGACGAGTCGTGACCGTTCCGCCGCGCGTGCTCCTCGCCGCCTTCGACGAAACCCCCGTGCTGGCCGAAGTAGCCAGGGCGCTGCGCGACGAAGGCATCGAGGTGATCTACGCGGGCGTGCTCGAAACCGCCGAAGAAGTCGTCAGCGCGGCCGAGCAGGAGGACCCCGCCGTGATCGCGGTTTCGCCGTCGGCGCCGGAAGTCGCGCTCGACGGTGTCGAAGTGGTCGGCTTCCGCACCGTTCAAGAAGGTGTCGACCGGGTGAAGATGGCCACAGGAGCGAGGTCACGGGCCCGTCGGTGACCGACTTCACCGGGTGCGGAGTCCACTACCGAACCGCAGGTCGCTAGGGTCGACTCGGCGAGAAAAGCCGCCAACGAAACCAGCACAGTGGCGTGTCGTCAGGAGACTGGAGTAGTGGACCTTTACGAATACCAGGCGAGGGATCTCTTCGCCGCCCACGGTGTACCGGTGTTGTCCGGTGCCGTGGCCCATACGCCCGAAGAAGCCCACGCGACGGCCGCGGAGATCGGTGGCCAGGTGGTCGTCAAGGCCCAGGTCAAGACGGGCGGCCGTGGCAAGGCCGGTGGCGTGAAGCTCGCCGACACCGCCGATGAGGCCAAGGAGAAGGCGCAAGCCATCCTCGGCATGGACATCAAGGGCCACACCGTGCACCGCGTGCTGGTGGCCGAAGCCTCGGACATCGCCGAGGAGTACTACTTCTCCTTCCTGCTGGACCGCGCGAACCGCACCTTCCTCGCGATGGCGTCGGCCGAGGGCGGCGTGGAGATCGAGCAGCTCGCGGTGGAGCGCCCCGAAGCGCTGGCCAAGATCCCGGTCGACGCGATCACCGGGGTGGACAAGGCCAAGGCCGTGGAGATCCTGACCGCGGGCAAGTTCCCGGAGAAGGTCGTCGACGAGGCCGCCGACGTGGTGGTCAAGCTCTGGGAGACCTTCGTCTCCGAGGACGCCACCCTGGTCGAGGTCAACCCGCTGGTCCGCGACCCGCAGGACAAGATCATCGCCCTCGACGGCAAGGTCACCCTCGACGAGAACGCCTCGTTCCGCCAGCCGGGCCACGACGCGCTCGTCGACAAGCAGGCCGAGGACCCGCTGGAGGCCAAGGCCAAGGCGAAGGACCTCAACTACGTCAAGCTCGACGGCGAGGTCGGCATCATCGGCAACGGCGCGGGCCTCGTGATGTCCACTTTGGACGTCGTGGCCTACGCGGGCGAGAAGCACGGCGGCGTGAAGCCGGCCAACTTCCTCGACATCGGTGGCGGCGCCTCGGCCGAGGTGATGGCCGCCGGGCTGGACGTCATCCTCGGCGACCCGGCCGTGAAGAGCGTCTTCGTCAACGTCTTCGGTGGCATCACCGCGTGCGACGCGGTGGCCAACGGCATCGTCGAAGCGCTGAAGATCCTCGGTGACGAAGCGGCCAAGCCGCTCGTCGTGCGGCTCGACGGCAACAACGTCGAAGAGGGCAGGCAGATCCTGGCCGAGGCGAACCACCCGCTGGTGACCGTGGTGGACACTATGGACAACGCGGCTGACAAGGCTGCCGAGCTCGCAGCGGCAGGGGCGTGAGATGTCGATCTTCCTGAACGAGAACAGCAAGGTCATCGTGCAGGGCCTGACCGGGTCCGAGGGCACCAAGCACGCGACCAAGATGATCAAGTCCGGCACCAACATCGTGGGTGGCGTGAACGCCCGCAAGGCCGGCCAGACGGTGACCATCGAGGGCAAGGAGCTCAAGGTCTTCGGCACCGTCGAGGAGGCCATCAAGGAGACCGGCGCCGACGTCTCGGTCGTCTTCGTGCCGCCGAAGTTCGCCAAGGACGCCGTGGTCGAGGCCATCGACGCGGAGATCGGCCTGGCCGTGGTGATCACCGAGGGCATCCCGGTGCACGACTCGGCGTACTTCTGGGCGCACGCGGTCGCCAAGGGCAACAAGACCCGGATCATCGGGCCGAACTGCCCCGGCGTGATCAGCCCCGGCAAGTCGAACGCGGGCATCATCCCGGCGAACATCACCGGCCCCGGCAAGATCGGCCTGGTGTCCAAGTCGGGCACGCTGACCTACCAGATGATGTACGAGCTGCGCGACATCGGTTTCACCACCGCGGTCGGCATCGGCGGTGACCCGGTCATCGGCACCACGCACATCGACGCGCTCGCGGCCTTCCAGGAGGACGCGGACACCGAGGTCATCGTGATGATCGGTGAGATCGGTGGCGACGCCGAGGAGCGGGCCGCGGACTACATCAAGGCCAACGTGACCAAGCCGGTCGTCGGCTATGTCGCGGGCTTCACCGCGCCCGAGGGCAAGACCATGGGCCACGCGGGCGCGATCGTCTCCGGTTCGTCCGGGACCGCGGCCGCGAAGAAGGAGGCCCTCGAGGCCGCCGGCGTGAAGGTCGGCAAGACGCCGACCGAGACCGCCAACCTCGCGCGCGAGCTGTACAACAGCCTGCACTGAGCCCAGCGCTCCCAGACCGAGGCCGGGCACCCGATCGGGTGCCCGGCCTTTGTCGTGATCGGTGCCGGGGGTGACGAAACCATTTCGGGCGCCGGAACGTCTGAGCCAGCGGGCGGGCCAGCGCCGCTGGTGCGCTAGCGTTCAGTAACCACAAGCCGCCTCTTTTGCCACACGCCGAGTGGCCGGTCGGACGACAGGAGAACACGGATGTCCTTTCCCAGCAGTGGGCCTGGTTACCCTCCGCAGGGTGGCGGCCCCCACAATCCCCAGGGACCGGGTACCGGGTCGTTCCCGCCGGTCGGCCCGCCGCCGCAACAGCAGCAGCAGTTGCAGGCCGGGGCGCTGAACTTCGCGGTCATCCTCGCGCTGGCCGTGTCGGTGCTGGGCCTGGTGCAGTACTTCGTCGGCTTCTCGGACGAGGCGTCGCCCGCCACCGAGTCGACCACCTGGTTCCTGGTCGGCGGCCTGCTCGCCGCGCTGCGCGTGCTGCCGAACGCGCCGAAGGTGCTGCCGTTCGCCGCGCTGATCAGCGTGCTGGGTGCGCTGCAGGCGCTGGACCACGTGATCGGTTACGGGGAGAACGACACCGTTCCCGGCATCATCACGGTGATCGTCATCCTCGGTTTCCTGCAGCTGCTCGCCGCGGTGGCGGCGCTGCTGTTCGACTACAACGTGCTGAAGCTGCCCACGCCGCAGCCGCAGGGCGCGCCGCAGCAGCCGCAGTTCGGCCCGCCGACCGGGCAGCAGCCCGCGCAGCCGGGTCAGCCCGGGCAGCCGGGGCAGCCGGGTCAGCCTGGTCAGTACGCGCCGCAGCAGCCGCAGTTCGGTGGCCCGCCGCCCGCCTCGTCGCAGCAGACCACGCAGTACGCGCCCACCGGCGGCAACCAGCCCGACTCGGGCGGCTTCGCGGCGCCGACGCAGTACTCGACCCCGGTCACGCCGCCGCCCCCCGGGCAGCAGTCGACCACCTACGCGCCGCAGCAGGGCCAGTTCTTCCAGTCCGGCGGTTCGGGTTCTTCGGAGTCCGGTGGGCAGCAGTCCCCGGGCACCCCGCCGGGCGGGTTCGGCAAGCCCAGCAGCTGATCCCCGGTCCGATCGAAGGCCACCCGCGTGCGCGCGGGTGGCCTTTTCGCTGTGCCCCGACCGGGTGGCTGTGGCTGGTGCCATTTTCGATCAACGGCGTGGCTCACCCGGATGGCCCAGCCTGGATGCGAGGGTCAGCGGTATGCAGGTGCTCACCACTGGGCCGGACGGCGCCGAGCGGCTGAGCGACCACGGCACGCACGAGGAGGTCACCGGGGCGGCTCGGTTCCGCGTGCTCCTGGTCGCCGCCGTGCTCCCGCTGCTCGCCGGCTACACGCTGGCCGCCGGTTCGGTGGCCGCGGTGGTCGGCCTCGCCCCCGGTTCGGGGTTCAGCATCAGTGGTGCGCTGCGGGGTGGTGGTCCGGCCTGGCTGGCCACGCAGCAGGTGCCGCTCGGTCTCGGCGGGGCCCCGCTCGGGGTGCTGCCGCTGCTGCCGACGATCTTGCTCCTGCTGCTGGTGGCCAAGGTCGCGTCGAGCGCCACGCGCAAGCTCGGGCACGTCGACGCCACGCACGCGCTCGGCGTGGTCGGGGTGATCGCGTGCGCGCACGCCACCGCCGGGGTCACCGTCGCGGTGCTGTGCAGCGGTACGGAGGTGGAAGTCGAACCGCTGACCGCGTTCCTGCTGCCGGGCGTGCTGTCCGGGGCGGCCGCGGCGGCCGGGGTGCTCGCCCGCTGCGGGGTGCCGGAACCGGTGCGGCAGTACGTCGACCCGGTCGCGGTGCGCGGGCTGCGTGCCGGCGTGCTCGGGCTGGTGGCGCTGCTGGTGGCAGGGGCGCTGGTCACGCTGCTCGGGTTCGGCCTGTCCGTGCCGGAGACCATGCGGTTGTTCGACGCCGAGACGGCCGGCAGCGGGGCGGGCATGCTGCTGGTTTCCGTGGTGTACCTGCCGAACGCGGTGGTGGCCGGGCTGTCCTTCGCGGCCGGGCCGGGGTTCTCGATCGGTGCGGTGAACATCACGCCGTTCGCCTTCGACGGCGGGCCGGTGCCCGCGCTGCCGCTCCTCGCGGCGTTGCCGGAGGCGCAGGCGGCCTGGTGGCCCGCGTTGCTGGTGCTGCCCGCGCTCGCCGGCGCGCTGAGCGGCTGGACGTTGCGCCGCTGCGACCCGGACCCGCTGGTCCGCGTGCGCGCGGCGGCGATCGCCGGTGCCACGGCCGGGTTCGGCTGCGTGCTGCTGGGGACGTTCGCCGGTGGGCGGTTCGGGGACGCGTTGTTCGACCCGGTGACCGTGCCGATCGCGTTGTTCTCGCTGGCCGGTTCGTGCTGGGTGGCGCTCCCGGCGGCGGCGGTGGCCTGGCTGACCGGCAGCACCGGGCCGGTGGCGCCCGCGCCCGACGACATCCCGGGCGACGACGCCATCACGGAAGTCTTCGACGCCATCCAAGACGACGACACCGCCGAAGCTTCCGACACCTCCGACACCTCCGACACCGACGAGGATCCCGAGGAAGAACCGGACGACTCCGCCGACTCCGCCGAGGAATCGGCCGCCACCGGCGCGACCGACGAAGCCGACTGGACCGGCGCGCCCGACGAAGGCGACTGGGCCGGTGAAGCCGACCGGGCCGGTGAAGCCGCCGTGGCGGACTGGGCCGAGGAAGCCATCGCGACCGACGAAGCAGACGTGGCCGAGGAGCCCGCTCCGGGTGCCTCCGAGGAGCCCGAGCGCCGCGACTAGGCTGGGCGTGCCCAGGTCAATGGCCATGTGCCCGAGCAAGGAGACCCGTTCTGCCTAGTCGGTTGGAGCTGCCCACCCCGGCCAGGGTGGTGGTGCTCGCCTCGGGGTCCGGAACCCTGTTGCAGGCCTTGCTCGACGAATCCGCCCGCCCCGGTTTCGGCGCGACGGTGGTCGCCGTCGGCGCCGACCGCACCGGGATCGAGGCACTCGCCCGTGCCGATCGCGCGTCCGTGCCGTACTTCACCGTGCGCGTCGCCGACCACCCCGATCGCGCGGCCTGGGACAAGGCGCTGACCGAAGCGGTCGCTGCCTACCGGCCCGATCTGGTGGTCTCCGCCGGGTTCATGAAGATCCTCGGCGAGCAGTTCCTGGCGCGCTTCGAGAACCGGGTGCTCAACACGCACCCGGCGCTGCTGCCCTCCTTCCCCGGCATGCACGCGGTCGCCGACGCGCTCGCCGCCGGGGTGAAGGTCACCGGGTCCACCGTGCACTTCGTGGACGCCGGCATGGACACCGGCCCGATCATCGCCCAGGAGGCGGTGGTGGTGGAGGAGTCCGACACCGAGGACCGGCTGCACGAGCGGATCAAGTCGGTGGAACGGCGG
Proteins encoded:
- a CDS encoding cobalamin-dependent protein (Presence of a B(12) (cobalamin)-binding domain implies dependence on cobalamin itself, in one of its several forms, or in some unusual lineages, dependence on a cobalamin-like analog.), with the protein product MTVPPRVLLAAFDETPVLAEVARALRDEGIEVIYAGVLETAEEVVSAAEQEDPAVIAVSPSAPEVALDGVEVVGFRTVQEGVDRVKMATGARSRARR
- the sucC gene encoding ADP-forming succinate--CoA ligase subunit beta, which encodes MDLYEYQARDLFAAHGVPVLSGAVAHTPEEAHATAAEIGGQVVVKAQVKTGGRGKAGGVKLADTADEAKEKAQAILGMDIKGHTVHRVLVAEASDIAEEYYFSFLLDRANRTFLAMASAEGGVEIEQLAVERPEALAKIPVDAITGVDKAKAVEILTAGKFPEKVVDEAADVVVKLWETFVSEDATLVEVNPLVRDPQDKIIALDGKVTLDENASFRQPGHDALVDKQAEDPLEAKAKAKDLNYVKLDGEVGIIGNGAGLVMSTLDVVAYAGEKHGGVKPANFLDIGGGASAEVMAAGLDVILGDPAVKSVFVNVFGGITACDAVANGIVEALKILGDEAAKPLVVRLDGNNVEEGRQILAEANHPLVTVVDTMDNAADKAAELAAAGA
- the sucD gene encoding succinate--CoA ligase subunit alpha yields the protein MSIFLNENSKVIVQGLTGSEGTKHATKMIKSGTNIVGGVNARKAGQTVTIEGKELKVFGTVEEAIKETGADVSVVFVPPKFAKDAVVEAIDAEIGLAVVITEGIPVHDSAYFWAHAVAKGNKTRIIGPNCPGVISPGKSNAGIIPANITGPGKIGLVSKSGTLTYQMMYELRDIGFTTAVGIGGDPVIGTTHIDALAAFQEDADTEVIVMIGEIGGDAEERAADYIKANVTKPVVGYVAGFTAPEGKTMGHAGAIVSGSSGTAAAKKEALEAAGVKVGKTPTETANLARELYNSLH
- a CDS encoding DUF5336 domain-containing protein, which codes for MSFPSSGPGYPPQGGGPHNPQGPGTGSFPPVGPPPQQQQQLQAGALNFAVILALAVSVLGLVQYFVGFSDEASPATESTTWFLVGGLLAALRVLPNAPKVLPFAALISVLGALQALDHVIGYGENDTVPGIITVIVILGFLQLLAAVAALLFDYNVLKLPTPQPQGAPQQPQFGPPTGQQPAQPGQPGQPGQPGQPGQYAPQQPQFGGPPPASSQQTTQYAPTGGNQPDSGGFAAPTQYSTPVTPPPPGQQSTTYAPQQGQFFQSGGSGSSESGGQQSPGTPPGGFGKPSS
- a CDS encoding DUF6350 family protein; amino-acid sequence: MQVLTTGPDGAERLSDHGTHEEVTGAARFRVLLVAAVLPLLAGYTLAAGSVAAVVGLAPGSGFSISGALRGGGPAWLATQQVPLGLGGAPLGVLPLLPTILLLLLVAKVASSATRKLGHVDATHALGVVGVIACAHATAGVTVAVLCSGTEVEVEPLTAFLLPGVLSGAAAAAGVLARCGVPEPVRQYVDPVAVRGLRAGVLGLVALLVAGALVTLLGFGLSVPETMRLFDAETAGSGAGMLLVSVVYLPNAVVAGLSFAAGPGFSIGAVNITPFAFDGGPVPALPLLAALPEAQAAWWPALLVLPALAGALSGWTLRRCDPDPLVRVRAAAIAGATAGFGCVLLGTFAGGRFGDALFDPVTVPIALFSLAGSCWVALPAAAVAWLTGSTGPVAPAPDDIPGDDAITEVFDAIQDDDTAEASDTSDTSDTDEDPEEEPDDSADSAEESAATGATDEADWTGAPDEGDWAGEADRAGEAAVADWAEEAIATDEADVAEEPAPGASEEPERRD
- the purN gene encoding phosphoribosylglycinamide formyltransferase; the encoded protein is MELPTPARVVVLASGSGTLLQALLDESARPGFGATVVAVGADRTGIEALARADRASVPYFTVRVADHPDRAAWDKALTEAVAAYRPDLVVSAGFMKILGEQFLARFENRVLNTHPALLPSFPGMHAVADALAAGVKVTGSTVHFVDAGMDTGPIIAQEAVVVEESDTEDRLHERIKSVERRLLVDVVAKLCRAGCTVDGRKVSFR